In Maridesulfovibrio sp., the genomic stretch ACACGGATCGGATTTTTATACATTACTTAGTTAACAGTGTTAAGTAGTTTGCGCCTGGCAGCATTTTTAGAGGGAAATGGGGAGGTTGCTGCTAAACTGCTTGAAATTTACATAGATTGAAACCAGTGGTGAGGTTCTTTGGAATATGAGCAAACATGGTGATACCTGTGGTTGCGGCGATTACGCGCTTCTACAGACTATAAACAACCCTGCACAGGTCCGCGGGCTGAGTGACGCACAGCTTACCCAGCTGGCTGATGAGCTGCGACAGTGCATAATAAATACTGTGTCAATCGGCGGTGGACATCTTGCTCCTTCCCTTGGCGTAATTGAGCTGACTCTCGCCCTGTTCAAGTGTTTTGATCTTGACCGGGACCGTCTTGTCTGGGATGTGGGCCATCAGGCTTATGCTCATAAGATTCTTACCGGTCGGTATAAAAATTTTCATACCCTGAGGCAGAAAGACGGCATCAGCGGATTCCCGCGTATGGCTGAAAGTCCCTATGACCATTTTGGAGTAGGCCACTCCAGTACTTCCATTTCCGCCGCTCTGGGAATGGCCGTCGCCAGCGACCTTGATGGTGAAAAACGTAACTGTGTCGCAGTTATCGGTGACGGCTCAATGACCGCAGGCGAGGCTTTTGAAGGGCTCAATCAGGCCGGGGGCATGAAGCGTAATATGGTGGTCATTCTCAATGATAACGAGATGTCCATTTCCACTAACGTCGGTGCTCTTTCCGCATTCCTGAGTCGTAAGCTTTCGCATCCGGTCATGAACCGGTTCAAGAAGGATTTTGAATCAGTTCTGAAGCAGATCCCCAAAATCGGCGACGATCTTGCCATGTATGCCAAGCGCGGGGAAGATTCTTTCAAAAGCTTCTTTACTCCGGGCATGCTGTTTGAAGCTCTCGATTTTACCTACCTAGGCCCCATTGACGGGCACAATATTGAAGAGCTTGTCGATGTTTTGGAGCAGGTCAAGAAGATGGACGGTCCTGTTCTGGTCCATGTGTTGACCACCAAGGGCAAGGGCTATGCTCCGGCGGAAAACAATCCTACCCATTTCCATGGTGTGGGCAGTTTTGAGCCGGAAACAGGACGAGCCAAAAAATTCAAGGGTGGTCTGCCTTCTTACACGGAAGTTTTTGGTGATACCATTTGCAAGTTGGCGGAAAAGGATGAGAAAATTGTTGCAATCACTGCCGCCATGCCCGAAGGGACAGGAACTGATAAATTTCGTGAACAGTTCCCGGAACGTTTTGTGGATGTTGGTATCTGTGAACAGCACGCAGTGACCTTTGCAGCCGGTCTGGCAACTATGGGCTACAAGCCTGCGGTGGCGATTTATTCCACATTCCTGCAACGGTCTTATGACCAGGTCGTGCACGATGTCTGCCTTCAGAACCTGAATGTGAACTTTTTCCTTGATCGCG encodes the following:
- the dxs gene encoding 1-deoxy-D-xylulose-5-phosphate synthase, coding for MSKHGDTCGCGDYALLQTINNPAQVRGLSDAQLTQLADELRQCIINTVSIGGGHLAPSLGVIELTLALFKCFDLDRDRLVWDVGHQAYAHKILTGRYKNFHTLRQKDGISGFPRMAESPYDHFGVGHSSTSISAALGMAVASDLDGEKRNCVAVIGDGSMTAGEAFEGLNQAGGMKRNMVVILNDNEMSISTNVGALSAFLSRKLSHPVMNRFKKDFESVLKQIPKIGDDLAMYAKRGEDSFKSFFTPGMLFEALDFTYLGPIDGHNIEELVDVLEQVKKMDGPVLVHVLTTKGKGYAPAENNPTHFHGVGSFEPETGRAKKFKGGLPSYTEVFGDTICKLAEKDEKIVAITAAMPEGTGTDKFREQFPERFVDVGICEQHAVTFAAGLATMGYKPAVAIYSTFLQRSYDQVVHDVCLQNLNVNFFLDRGGLVGADGATHHGVFDMSFMRHIPNLVFMAPKDEAELSRMIRTAMDFDGPAAVRYPRGVGIGAKLEETPSTLEVGRGELLRDGFDGVIITVGSRVWPAVEAVEEIDEKYGKAVAVFNARFIKPLPEKEILELAARFKKILIVEENAKAGGFSSAVVEMLVDNNAIDGHQIKRLGIPDEFIEHGTQQELRNELGIDTQGMKEAMVEMLGLE